One Polypterus senegalus isolate Bchr_013 chromosome 10, ASM1683550v1, whole genome shotgun sequence DNA segment encodes these proteins:
- the LOC120536875 gene encoding DELTA-sagatoxin-Srs1a-like — protein sequence MNLACGASLQGMSAEQISKSIKTTRNVVIEISNNTTRFLTNPKYHCHSGYNNTPLQPTIEPRCREACSFSKMGNTACGSVGVMTYDISASPRQSGHMKLAIMFSVPYDYTLYENWFAVGFYDLSKGCDHQLYHEMYHQVKPEFKRAKATQGTLSHHANGFDIKAAMSNASQSIMQVELWESNVNYSSGFP from the exons ATGAATCTTGCATGTGGAGCCTCCCTTCAAGGCATGTCTGCAGAGCAGATTTCCAAAAGCATCAAAACCACTAGAAATGTGGTGATTGAAATATCCAACAATACAACTAGGTTCCTGACTAACCCAAA GTACCACTGTCACAGCGGGTATAACAACACCCCTCTTCAACCTACAATCGAGCCAAGATGTAGAGAGGCCTGCTCCTTCAGCAAAATGGGCAACACGGCTTGTGGAAGTGTAGGAGTGATGACGTATGACATCTCTGCATCACCAAGACAAAGCGGCCATATGAAACTGGCTATCATGTTCAGTGTGCCTTATGATTATACTTTGTACGAGAATTGGTTTGCAGTGGGCTTTTATGACCTCAGTAAGGGGTGTGATCACCAATTGTATCACGAAATGTACCATCAGGTCAAACCAGAGTTTAAAAGAGCCAAAGCTACCCAGGGCACTCTGAGTCATCATGCCAATGGCTTTGATATCAAAGCAGCAATGTCTAATGCCAGTCAATCAATAATGCAAGTGGAATTGTGGGAAAGCAATGTCAATTATTCTTCAGGGTTTCCATGA